The nucleotide window AGGGCTGCGACCAGCCCGGCGACTCCGAGTCGTGCGGTTTTCATGCGGTGTGTCCCTTCGTTGGGGCTCCCGGATGTTTCGCGCGGCGCGCGGCAAGATTCGCCACTGGTGTCCGCGTTACTGGTAGGAAATTTTCACAGTCTGGCCGTTGCCGCAAGAGTTCGTGGTTGACCAATCGCGCCGCTGGGTAGCAACGGCGGTCACCGGCCGCCACGGAGGTGGTCGCGCGGTGGGAGGGGTGACCGGGTGTCCGTGCTGCGCACAAAACCAATCAAGGACGTGATAGCCCAGGGCGAGGCGGACGGCAGCGACGGCCAGTTGGGGCTGAAGAGACGTCTCGGCGCGGTCGACCTCACCGGCTTCGGCATCGGCATCGTGATCGGCACCGGCATCTTCACGCTCACCGGGATCGAGGCCCGGGACAGCGCCGGGCCGGGCGTGGTGATCTCCTTCGCCATCGCCGGCGTGGTGGCCCTGCTCGCCGCCCTCTGCTACGCCGAGCTGGCCTCCAGCGTGCCGACCGCCGGCAGCGCCTACACCTACGCGTACGCGACGATGGGCGAGATCGTCGCCTGGATCATCGGCTGGGACCTGCTGCTGGAGTTCGCGCTCGGCGCCGCCGTGGTGGCCCGAGGCTGGTCCGGCTACCTCGCCGAACTGCTCGACCTGCCGACCCGATGGTTCGGCGAGGAGGGCAGCACTGTCAACGTGGGCGCCATCGCCATCGTGCTGATCCTCGGCATCGTGGCGATCGTCGGCATCCGGGAATCCGCGCGAATCACCAACCTGCTGGTGCTGGTCAAGGTCGCCATCTGCGTCTTCGTGGTGGTCGCCGGGCTGTTCTTCGTCAAGGCCGCGAACCTCACCCCGTTCATCCCGCCGGCCGAGCCCGCCGGGAGCGGCGACGACGGCATCAAGCAACCTGTCACGCAGGCGCTCTTCGGACTGGAGCCGTCAGTCTTCGGCTTCGTCGGGGTGCTCAGCGCCGCCGCCGTGGTCTTCTTCGCGTACACCGGCTTCGAGGCCGTGGCCAACCTGGGCGAGGAGACGAAAAAGCCCAAGCGGGACCTCACCCTGGGTCTGCTCGGCACGCTGCTGATCTCCACAGTGCTCTACATCGGCGTCTCGCTGGTGGTGGTCGGGATGGTGCCGTACACCGAGATCGACCGGGGCGCCCCGATCGCCTCGGCCTTCGAGTCGGTCGGCGCGGGCTGGGCGGCCGTGCTGGTCTCCATCGCCGCGGTCGCGGGCCTGACCAGCGTCATCCTGGTCGACCTGGTGGCGATGGGCCGGATCGGCTTCGCCATCGCCCGGGACGGGTTGATCCCGCCCTCGATCGCGAAGGTGCATCCGCGCTGGGGCACCCCGTACCGGATCTCGGCGATCATGACGGTGGCGGTCGCGCTGCTGGCCGGCTTCCTGCCGCTGTCCGCGCTGGCCGACCTGGTCAGCATCGGCGCGCTCTGCGCGTTCGTCCTGGTGTCGGTGGCGGTGCCGATCCTGCGCCGCAAGCGCCCGGACCTGGAGCGGCCGTTCCGGGTGCCGTTCTCACCGGTGCTGCCGATCGTCTCGGCGCTGGCCTGCTTCTACCTGATGCTCAACCTGTCGGTGGAGACCTGGCTGCGGTTCCTGGCCTGGATGCTGCTCGGCGCGGTGATCTACTTCGGCTACGGCTACCGCCGCAACCGGCTGGCCCAACACGAACCGGCGGTCGCCCCGGCCCCCCGCGAGCCGACCGCCGACAGCTGACCCCACCCGACCCTCGCGTTGATCATGAAGTTATTGCCATGAATGACGGCGTGTCGCCGCAATAACTTCATGATCAACGCGGGATTGGGTGGGTGGGTGGGTGGGGGTTAGTCGAAGAAGCGGGCCAGGTGGGACTGGGGTGCCGGGTCGGCGTCTGGGGGGAGGGGGGTCAGGTCGGCGAAGATCGAGGCGCCGTCGCAGCCCGCGTGCAGCGGGTACCACCGCGGCGCGCCCGGTGGCCGGAGCTGACAGATCCCCTTGAACGTCTGCACGTCCATCAGCCGAACGTGGGTCGGGTCGGCCACCGCGTTCACATGCCCCCACCACGGGCTCATCACGTGCAGCACGCCACCGGGGCGGAGCACCCGATGGCACTCGTCGACAAGCGGCAGGAAGTCGATCAGGTGCTCCAGGATGTGCACCGCGAAGAGGACGTCCACCGAGTTGTCGGCGAGCGGCAGTGAGCCGGACAGGTCCGCGACGGCGTCCACGCCGGGCGCCGGGTACTTGTCCAGCCCCAGGTTGCTCGACCACTGCTTGGTCGGCCCACAGCCGAGGTCCACGACCACCGGCGCCCGCCCGCCGATGCCGACCCGGCACCAGACGCCGTAGACGCCTGCCAGCTGTCCCACCAGGCTCCGTACCAGCCGTAGCTGAGCGGGCTCGGCCACGTCACCGCCCAGGTGGGCCACCCCCCGGTCGAATCGCACCTCGACCGCCAGGTCCCGCAACCGATCATCGTGGCGGACCTGGTCCGCCCATGCCTGGGCGAGGAATTCGTCGATCGCCCGCAGCCGGTCGGCCGAGGGCGGAGTCTGTGCCAAAGCGACCATTCGGGCCACCTCCCGCCGCGCGTTACCCGCAATCGCGCCCGTTATGCCCACCTCGTCCACCTCCTCGCCGACGCGGGGTGCGGCCGGCCGATGGACGTGTCGCAGGCTGCGGGGCAGGACCGCAGTCATCGTGATGCCACACAGGCATCAAGATGACTCTGTGGCATCAGGCTCAACGCAGACATCGGCTCCGCACGGGCCGAGCCGCGAACGACCAACTCGGCTCATGCCACCGCAGTCGGCCCGGCGCGGTCGGGTCCAGCCGGAGAGGGTGCGGCGGCCGGCGCGGTCGGGTCAGCCGGAGAGGGTGCGGCGGCCCCCGCGCATCCGCTGGCGAGGTGGCGGGTCGGCGGGCTTCGGCCGCTTGAGGTGGTAGCGGTGCAGTTCGTGGTTGCCGGGTAGGGACGGGTCCTCGCTCATCGCGACCAACTCCCAACCCTGGTCGCCGGCCCGGTTCAGGTGGGCCAGCGAGGTGTCGCCGTACGGCGTCACGTCGACCATCGAGCCGTCCGGCCCGTACCAGACGAAGACGACCTCCCAGCCGAGGTCGTTGGTCGCCGCCTGGCGGCGGCGGACCAGCAGGGCGTACTCCCACTTGAGCATGGCGTCATTCTCACCCCGCGCCCGCCAACGGGCACGGATCAATCCTCGGCGATCCGCCCGGCGTCGACCCGCAGTCGCCGGTTGGTCTCGATGGCCGCCAGCATCCGCCGGTCGTGGGTGACCAACAGCAGCGTTCCGGGGTAGCTGGCCAGCGCCGATTCGAGCTGCTCGATGGCGGGCAGGTCCAGGTGGTTGGTGGGCTCGTCCAGCACCAGCAGGTTGACCCCACGGCCCTGCAACAGGGCCAGCGCCGCCCGGGTCCGCTCACCGGGGGAGAGGGTGGCCGCCGGCCGGGGCACGTGCGCCGCCCGCAGGCCGAACTTCGCCAGCAGCGTCCGCGCGTCCGCCGGCGACAGCTGGGGTACGGCCGCCTCGAACGCGTCGATCAGCGGTACGTCGCCGAGGAACAGCCCGCGGGCCTGGTCCACCTCGCCGACCACCACGCCGGGCCCGAGCGAGGCGGTGCCGGCGTCCAACGGCAGCCGGCCCAGCAATGCGGCCAACAGGGTGGACTTGCCCGAACCGTTCGCCCCGGTCACCGCGACCCGGTCCGCCCAGTCGATCTGGAGGTCGACCGGCCCGAGGGTGAAGCCTCCCCGGCGTACCACCGCGGAGCGCAGCGTGGCCACGACGGCGCCGGCGCGGGGCGCGGCGGCGATCTCCATCCGCAGCTCCCACTCTTTGCGGGGCTCCTCGACCACGTCGAGCCGTTCGATCAGCCGTTCGGTCTGCTTGGCCTTCGCGGCCTGCTTCTCACTCGACTCGGCGCGGAACTTGCGGCCGATCTTGTCGTTGTCGGTGGCCTTGCGGCGGGCGTTCTTCACGCCCTTCTCCATCCACCCACGCTGGGTGCGGGCCCGTGCCTCCAGCCCAGCCTTGGTGTCGGCGTACTCCTCGAAGTCCGCGCGGGCGTGCCGGCGGGCCACCTCCCGCTCCTCCAGGTAGGCCGCGTAGCCGCCGCCGTAGTGGTTCACCTGCTGCTGCGCCAGGTCCAGCTCCAGCACCCGGGTCACGGTCCGGGTGAGGAACTCCCGGTCGTGGCTGACCAGCACCGTGCCGGCCCGCAACCCGGTGACGAACTCCTCCAGCCGCTCCAACCCGGCCAGGTCCAGGTCGTTGGTCGGCTCGTCGAGCAGGAACACGTCGTACCGGCTGAGCAGCAGCGACGCGAGCCCGGCCCGGGCCGCCTGGCCGCCGGAGAGCCCGGTCGTTGGGTGATCCAGGTCGACCGCGAGCCCCAGGTCGGCGCTCACCTGCTCGGCGCGTTCGTCCAGGTCCGCGCCGCCCAGGGCGAGCCAGCGCTCCAGCGCGTCGCCGTACGCGTCGTCGGCACCGGCCGCCCCGGCGGTCAGCGCCTCGGTCGCCGCGTCCAACGCCGCCTGGGCGGCGGTCACCCCGGTCCTGCGGGCCAGGAAGTCCCGTACCGTCTCGCCCGGTCGCCGTTCCGGCTCCTGCGGCAGGTGCCCGACGCTCGCAGTGGGCGGGCTGAGCCGCACGCTGCCGGCCTCGACCGGCAACAACCCGGCGAGGGTACGCAGCAGCGTCGACTTGCCGGCCCCGTTCGGCCCGACCAGCCCGACCACGTCACCGGGGGCGACCACCAGGTCCAATCCGGCGAAGAGCGGGCGGTCGCCGTGCCCGGCGGCCAGGTCCTTGACGATCATCGTGGCGCTCATCAGGACGGCAGCCTATCCGGCCCCGCGCATACGACCGGCCGGCAGCGGGCAGACTCAACGACGTGGTGACCACACTGGCGATCGACTGTGGCGGCGGGGGCATCAAGGCGTCCGTGCTCGACGAGGCGGGAACGATGCGGGCCCGGCCGTTGCGGGTGCCGACCCCGTACCCGTTGCCGCCCGCGTTGTTTGTCCGGACCCTGGTGGATCTGGGCGGGCGCCTGCCAACGGCGGACCGACTCACGGTCGGCGTACCCGGGATGATCCGGCACGGAGTGGTCGTGAGCACGCCGCACTACGTCACCCGCAGCGGCCCGCGCAGCCGGGTCGACCCGGACCTGCAAGCTGAGTGGTCCGGCTGGGACGCGCGCGGCGCGTTGGCCGACGCGTTCGGGGTGCCGGCGTTGGTGCTCAACGACGCCGAGGTGCACGGCGCCGGAGTGGTTGCCGGCACCGGCTGTGAGCTGGTGCTCACCCTGGGAACGGGGCTGGGCAGCGCGCTCTTCGACGGCGGGGTGCTTGCACCGCACCTGGAGCTGTCGCACGCGCCGGTGCGCTGGGGCACCACCTACGACACGTACGTCGGCGAGCCGGAACGGCGGCGGCTCGGTGACGCCTTCTGGTCCCGTCGGATCCGGCAGGTGGTGGACGGGCTCCGCCCGGTGTTCCGCTGGGACCGGCTCTACCTGGGCGGGGGCAACTCCCGACTGATCCGGCCCGAGCAACTGGCCCGGATGGGCGACGACGTGGTGGTGGTGCCGAACACCGCCGGAATCGTCGGCGGTGTCCGCGCCTGGGAACTCGCCGCCGGACGCCGGGGCGCCCGCACCTGACCCGTCGGCACTCGTCGGCGGCGTTCGGCGGCACCCGTCGGCGGCGTTCGTCGGCACCCGTCGGCGGCGTTCGGCGGCCGGAAGTGACCTGATCTCGACCGCGGGAACAGTCGCCAAACGCCCGGTGTTGTGCCAGCGTCGGAACAGGTGACGGTGCGACCCGAGGAGGTGGCAGATGGATCTTCTGGCGGACTACCGGCGGGCGACCATGTTCTTCGAGACCGGTGACCCCAGCGGAGCAGCCCGACTGCTGGAGCCGATCATCGACGCCGAACCCGGCAACGCCGCCGTTCGGCAGTTGCTGGCCCGGGCGTACTTCCAGTCGGCCCAGCTCAACCGGGCCGAGGAGCACCTGCGCGAGTTGATCGAGCGGGACCCGAGCGACCACTACGCGCACCACGTGCTCGGTCGGACGCTGGAACGGCTGAACCGGCACAACGACGCGCTGCGGCACCTGCGGATCGCCTCCGCGATGTACGCGGCCAACGACGACTATCGGGCCGCGCTGGAGCGGGTGGAGACCCGCCTCGGCGGCCGGCGCTGAGCGTGCGCAGTTCCATGACAGGGGCGGTCCTTCGGGGCCGCCCCATCGTCGTCGGGCGACCTGCCGGACATGCCTAGGATGGCGGACATGGGACCTGACCGGCCGGGGGCTGCGGCATGAAGCTCAAGCTGGACCTGCACGAGATCTTCAACAAGGGCCAGGACATCGACCGCGCGTTGCGCGGGATCATGGACGAGGCGGTGGCGAAGAAGGCCACCCTCGTCGAGATCATCCCCGGCAAGGGGTCCGGCCAGCTCAAGAAGCGGGTGCTGCGGTTCCTCGACCAGAAGGACGTCAAGCAGCTCTACCACCGCGTGGAAAAGGACTCGAAGAACTTCGGCCGCCTCTTCGTCCACTTCCGCTGGAAGTAGAAGCGGCATAGCTGCTGACCTGCATAGCAAGCCGCTGTCTGGGCCGATGAACCATGATCATGCCGTGTCCAGGCCGTCAAGGGCTTCCGGAGCAACATCGCCGCCCTGGTCCTCACCGAGTGCCTTGTCGATGGCCCGGCGGGTGCGATCCTCGCTGGCCGGCAGTAGGTGGGTGTAGGTCCGGAGGGTGAAGCCCGGGTCCGCGTGGCCCAGGTAGGCCGACAGCGCCTTGATGCTCTCTCCGGCGTCCAGGAGGACCGAGGCGTAGGTGTGCCGCAGGACGTGCATGCCGTTGTGTCGGTCATCGGGGATGCCGGTGGCCCGGATCGCGGGCTTCCAGACGCCGGAGTTGAACATCGAGCGGGAGAGCGCCAGAGCGGCGGGTGTCGTCAGGTACAGCTCTACAGTTCGCGGCTCGCCGGTCAGCGTCTCCCACGGCAGGGTCACTGCGACCGGCGGGCAGTCTCGCGCGTGTTGCTTCAACCGGCCGGCTACCGAGTCTGGCAACGGGACCTCGCGGGACTTGCCCCCCTTCGGCGGGGCGAAGATCAGTGAGCCACGAACCAACTTGATCTGCCGAGTGATTTGCAGGACCGGGCGGGTCGGGTCGAGATCCACGGGGCTGACCGCGAAGATCTCACCCTGCCGTAGGCCACACCCCGCGCCCAGGTCCACCGCCACCCGGTACCGAGGCCGCATGTTCTCCCTGAATGCTGTCAACCGGGCGACCGGCCACGGCACCACTTTGGTTGGAGCGGGTTTCGGTCGGCGGATGCTCTTGACCGCGAACGGGTTGCTGACGATCTTCTTGTCGTCCACCGCCGCGTTGAGAATCATCGACACATCGGTGAAGAGGACCCGCCGGTAACCCACCGACAGCCCCTTCTCCTGGATCTTCCGCGCCCAGTCCCGGATCGTCGTCGGCTGAATGGACGCGATCGGCTTGTGTCCCATGACCGGGTACACGTGCAGCCGGAGTTCGTATTCGATGCGGTCACGGGTGAGGACGTCGGTGGTCGCTGCGGCAAGCCATTCGTCGGCGTACTGCTTGAAGGTGGTTCGACCGGCGTCGGGGTCGACGTAGGTGCCCTTGAGGATGTCGGCCTGGACGTTGGCGAGGAATGCCTGTGCGTCGCGCTTCTTCTTGTCGGGGAACGACTGCGATTTCTCTTTGCCGTCAGGGGCGAGGTACCGAACGCGGTAGCGCATTCCCTGCCCGCACTCTGGCTTTGGTTCCTGCCGGGACTTCCCATCCGGGCCGACAACCGTCCTGTACCAGCGATCAACGATGTGGGCCATGTCAGGCCGCCTTGGACTGGTCGGTAAACCAGGCGCGCACCGAAGCCGGGTCGTAGCGCAGATGCCGGCCGACCCGGGCGGCGGGTGGGCCGTACTTGCGTTTGCGCCACTGGTAGAGCGTCTGCACTGGCACCCGCAGGTATGCGGAGACATCTTCGATTTCCCAGAGCGGTTCGGGTGTAGGCGGTGCGGTCATCGGGGCTCCTTCCGGGTGATGGTGATGTAGGCGCGGCTTTCGCCGCTGTAGCCGGCGGTGCGGGTGCTGGTGCGGCAGGTGACCCGCTCGCGGCCGTAGTAGGCGGTGAGCTGCGCCGCGATGGTGGCGGCGTGAGCAGTGACGGCGGCGGTCGGGCCGATAAGCCGGACCGCGACCAGGGGGCGGGGGCGTGTGGGCATGGCGCTCCTTCCGGGTGACGGGTGGGTGGGTTGTTGCGTGCGCTGTGGAGTTGTCAAGGAACGGCTTCACGGGCGTTGACACGTACGTGTCAAGCGGCCAGGGGTTGGACCGCGCGAGCGGCGGCGAGTTCGTCGGCCAGGGCGTCGATGCCGGCCAGGTGTTGTGCGCGGGCCATGGCGGCGGCGGTGTTGGCGAGCAGGGCGTCTCCGGTGGTGATCCAGCCGGTGGCTTGGTAGCCGAGTTCGTAGATGACCCGTTCGGTCTGTTCGTCGTCCCAGGTGTGCGGGTGGCCCTCGGTGCGCCGCCAGATGGTGCGCTGCAACCGGAGGAAGCCGAGGGTGACGGAGAAGGCGCGGCTCTTGGTGGCGATGTGTCCGCCGTAGCCGAGCTGGTGCGCCCAACGGCGAAGCCTCGCGTAGTCGGGGTGCTCTCCAATGTCCCAGCAGGCGCGGATCAGCCGGCCGAGGTGGGTGCCGGGGTCGCCGTGGACTTCGACGGAGAGGTCGTCGACGCGGCGCAGGCTCAGGCCCGTTACCTCGGTGCTCTTGGTGACGTACTTGGCGATGTAGCCGGTGATCTGGGCGAGGTTGACCTCAGTGCCGGGTGCGTTGACGTGCTTGAGGTCCAGGCCCTTGTCCCCCCACGCGATGTGCCAGCCCTGCCGACCGTTGGCGGGGTGCGGTGCGGAGGTGTAGGCGGTCTTCACGAACGCGGCCCGGACGGCGTGCTCGAACATGTCCCGAGTGATGACGCGTGGTGGCGGCACGATCGCCTCAGGGCAGTCGGGGTTGTAGCCGTCGAGGCGGATCAGGGCGTGGTAGTGGATGACGCCGCGTACCTGGAATTCGTAGACCTTGATGTAGCGGCGACGCAAGTCAACGCCGTGTGCCCGGCCGAGACGGCGTAGCTCCCGGTCGGCTTGCTGGATGGTGCGGCGCCACAACTCGGGTGCCTCGTGGTTCCACACGACCTGGCCGACGTGGTCGTAGCAGTCCATGCACAACGGTTGCCCGAGCTGGGTATCTGCGGCCTTATGGCGCTGGCCGCAGCGCAGCTCCTGGCCGTGAGGGCAGGCCCCGCCGAAGCGGTGGCACACCGAGGGCCGGCAGGTGCAGCCGTCCTTCTTCCGGCAGTCCGCGGAGTGCACCTTCACCACCCGGTGGTGCACCGGCCCGAACGAGGGGGCGGTAGCGGTCAGGAAAATGGCGATGTGCTCGTCCAGCGGGGGTAGTCCCCACCGGTCGCCCTGGAGCCCAGCTTTGATCAGGTGGTAGGTGTCACGGCGGTACAGCTCCGCGCAGGACGGGCAAACCGCAGCGCGGCGGTTACCGCACGGGGTGTAGATCGCCCCGTCGGGCATGTCCTCGGTGTCGACGGTCGCCATCCGGTTGCCGTCAGCGTCGTTGACGTGGATCTGCCCAGCCAGCCGGATGGGGTGCTTGCACGCCGAGGCGGCGCGGACATGGCCGAGCCATTCGGAGTAGTCGGGGTCTTGGGCGCGGGCACGACCGGAGGCGACGGTGCGGGGGTCGTGGCCGCGTACCCACCCGTCGGCGGCGCGGTTGCGGGTGGTGCGGGTGGGCGTGGCCCAGGGCCAGTAGTCGTTTCCTGCTACAGCGGAGGCTCCCGTGCCCGAAACCGTGGTGGTTTCGGGCGCGAGAGGCAGCGTCGAGGAGGTCACGCAGAGGCTCCAACAGCGGTGCCGTTGTGGTGCTTGTCGTTGATGGTCGGTTGGGTGGTGAGGGCCATCAGGATGTCGGCTGCGGTTTGGGTGGGGACGCGCAGTCGCACAGCGAGTTGGCCGGGGGTGATGGGTTCACCGTGGGCTTTCGCGTGGGCGTCGGCGACGATCCGGGCACCTGAGAGCAGCGCCGGGGCGGGCTTGACCGCTGGAATGGCGGGTGCAGCCGGCGGGGTCGCCGGGGCCGGGATGTCCTCGGTGGGGGTGGTCTGCGGTGCTGCGATCGCGGGGGTGTTCTTCTTCGCCTCAGTCGCGGGCTCGTCAGTTGTGATCTCTTCGGTGGGTGCGGTGGCCGTGGTCGCAGCTGCCGGGCGGACCTTCGCGTCGGCGGTGATGTCGGGTGACGACGCCGGGGCGGAGGTGGCCGGCACGGGTGCCGGGACATGGTTGGTGGGCCGGGTTGCGGTGAAGACGAGCTTGGACAGGGCGAAGAAGGCCAGCGCGGGCAGCGCTGAGACCATCCATCCGAAGACGGTGGGCTTGGCGACGGCCAACTGTGCGGTCAGGGACAGTCCGACAGCGGCGATGAGCAGGAACATCGGATAGCCGATCGGGCCGCCAGTTTTGCGGCGGCGGATGATGACGATCATTGCGGCGATCGGGATGAGTTCGGTGATGACCGCGTTGGCCCAGCCGAACCAGTCAGCGGTACCGGTGGGGCTGTTGCTGATGGTCCAGTCGTGGACGTGGTTGAACGAGGCGGCACCAGCCATGGCACCGACGAGAAGCACGATGAGGACCAGGACGCCGTCCTGAAGACGTGCGATGAAGGGGGACTTGGGCGTGGGTGCGGTCATGACCGCCGTCCTCGGGTCGTGGGCCGAGGCGG belongs to Micromonospora ureilytica and includes:
- a CDS encoding amino acid permease; translation: MSVLRTKPIKDVIAQGEADGSDGQLGLKRRLGAVDLTGFGIGIVIGTGIFTLTGIEARDSAGPGVVISFAIAGVVALLAALCYAELASSVPTAGSAYTYAYATMGEIVAWIIGWDLLLEFALGAAVVARGWSGYLAELLDLPTRWFGEEGSTVNVGAIAIVLILGIVAIVGIRESARITNLLVLVKVAICVFVVVAGLFFVKAANLTPFIPPAEPAGSGDDGIKQPVTQALFGLEPSVFGFVGVLSAAAVVFFAYTGFEAVANLGEETKKPKRDLTLGLLGTLLISTVLYIGVSLVVVGMVPYTEIDRGAPIASAFESVGAGWAAVLVSIAAVAGLTSVILVDLVAMGRIGFAIARDGLIPPSIAKVHPRWGTPYRISAIMTVAVALLAGFLPLSALADLVSIGALCAFVLVSVAVPILRRKRPDLERPFRVPFSPVLPIVSALACFYLMLNLSVETWLRFLAWMLLGAVIYFGYGYRRNRLAQHEPAVAPAPREPTADS
- a CDS encoding methyltransferase domain-containing protein codes for the protein MVALAQTPPSADRLRAIDEFLAQAWADQVRHDDRLRDLAVEVRFDRGVAHLGGDVAEPAQLRLVRSLVGQLAGVYGVWCRVGIGGRAPVVVDLGCGPTKQWSSNLGLDKYPAPGVDAVADLSGSLPLADNSVDVLFAVHILEHLIDFLPLVDECHRVLRPGGVLHVMSPWWGHVNAVADPTHVRLMDVQTFKGICQLRPPGAPRWYPLHAGCDGASIFADLTPLPPDADPAPQSHLARFFD
- a CDS encoding ABC-F family ATP-binding cassette domain-containing protein → MSATMIVKDLAAGHGDRPLFAGLDLVVAPGDVVGLVGPNGAGKSTLLRTLAGLLPVEAGSVRLSPPTASVGHLPQEPERRPGETVRDFLARRTGVTAAQAALDAATEALTAGAAGADDAYGDALERWLALGGADLDERAEQVSADLGLAVDLDHPTTGLSGGQAARAGLASLLLSRYDVFLLDEPTNDLDLAGLERLEEFVTGLRAGTVLVSHDREFLTRTVTRVLELDLAQQQVNHYGGGYAAYLEEREVARRHARADFEEYADTKAGLEARARTQRGWMEKGVKNARRKATDNDKIGRKFRAESSEKQAAKAKQTERLIERLDVVEEPRKEWELRMEIAAAPRAGAVVATLRSAVVRRGGFTLGPVDLQIDWADRVAVTGANGSGKSTLLAALLGRLPLDAGTASLGPGVVVGEVDQARGLFLGDVPLIDAFEAAVPQLSPADARTLLAKFGLRAAHVPRPAATLSPGERTRAALALLQGRGVNLLVLDEPTNHLDLPAIEQLESALASYPGTLLLVTHDRRMLAAIETNRRLRVDAGRIAED
- a CDS encoding ROK family protein gives rise to the protein MVTTLAIDCGGGGIKASVLDEAGTMRARPLRVPTPYPLPPALFVRTLVDLGGRLPTADRLTVGVPGMIRHGVVVSTPHYVTRSGPRSRVDPDLQAEWSGWDARGALADAFGVPALVLNDAEVHGAGVVAGTGCELVLTLGTGLGSALFDGGVLAPHLELSHAPVRWGTTYDTYVGEPERRRLGDAFWSRRIRQVVDGLRPVFRWDRLYLGGGNSRLIRPEQLARMGDDVVVVPNTAGIVGGVRAWELAAGRRGART
- a CDS encoding tetratricopeptide repeat protein; translation: MDLLADYRRATMFFETGDPSGAARLLEPIIDAEPGNAAVRQLLARAYFQSAQLNRAEEHLRELIERDPSDHYAHHVLGRTLERLNRHNDALRHLRIASAMYAANDDYRAALERVETRLGGRR
- a CDS encoding Smr/MutS family protein; the protein is MKLKLDLHEIFNKGQDIDRALRGIMDEAVAKKATLVEIIPGKGSGQLKKRVLRFLDQKDVKQLYHRVEKDSKNFGRLFVHFRWK
- a CDS encoding tyrosine-type recombinase/integrase codes for the protein MRYRVRYLAPDGKEKSQSFPDKKKRDAQAFLANVQADILKGTYVDPDAGRTTFKQYADEWLAAATTDVLTRDRIEYELRLHVYPVMGHKPIASIQPTTIRDWARKIQEKGLSVGYRRVLFTDVSMILNAAVDDKKIVSNPFAVKSIRRPKPAPTKVVPWPVARLTAFRENMRPRYRVAVDLGAGCGLRQGEIFAVSPVDLDPTRPVLQITRQIKLVRGSLIFAPPKGGKSREVPLPDSVAGRLKQHARDCPPVAVTLPWETLTGEPRTVELYLTTPAALALSRSMFNSGVWKPAIRATGIPDDRHNGMHVLRHTYASVLLDAGESIKALSAYLGHADPGFTLRTYTHLLPASEDRTRRAIDKALGEDQGGDVAPEALDGLDTA
- a CDS encoding helix-turn-helix domain-containing protein; translated protein: MTAPPTPEPLWEIEDVSAYLRVPVQTLYQWRKRKYGPPAARVGRHLRYDPASVRAWFTDQSKAA
- a CDS encoding replication initiator, whose translation is MTSSTLPLAPETTTVSGTGASAVAGNDYWPWATPTRTTRNRAADGWVRGHDPRTVASGRARAQDPDYSEWLGHVRAASACKHPIRLAGQIHVNDADGNRMATVDTEDMPDGAIYTPCGNRRAAVCPSCAELYRRDTYHLIKAGLQGDRWGLPPLDEHIAIFLTATAPSFGPVHHRVVKVHSADCRKKDGCTCRPSVCHRFGGACPHGQELRCGQRHKAADTQLGQPLCMDCYDHVGQVVWNHEAPELWRRTIQQADRELRRLGRAHGVDLRRRYIKVYEFQVRGVIHYHALIRLDGYNPDCPEAIVPPPRVITRDMFEHAVRAAFVKTAYTSAPHPANGRQGWHIAWGDKGLDLKHVNAPGTEVNLAQITGYIAKYVTKSTEVTGLSLRRVDDLSVEVHGDPGTHLGRLIRACWDIGEHPDYARLRRWAHQLGYGGHIATKSRAFSVTLGFLRLQRTIWRRTEGHPHTWDDEQTERVIYELGYQATGWITTGDALLANTAAAMARAQHLAGIDALADELAAARAVQPLAA